A section of the Drosophila sechellia strain sech25 chromosome 3L, ASM438219v1, whole genome shotgun sequence genome encodes:
- the LOC6611105 gene encoding Down syndrome cell adhesion molecule-like protein Dscam2 isoform X3, giving the protein MWISSRFFVILLLLNLDNTCSEPFEAHLRGPGFVMEPPGRVEFSNSSGGWLDCSASGSPQPTVDWVHADGSAVTEIHGVRRVLRNGTLVLMPFAAAAYHQDVHNTIYRCIASNSVGRIVSRDVQVRAVVAQAYKVDVEVLSAARGCTAILRCVVPTFVKELVRVVSWVHEPAIYIYPSLQGDGKFHLLPTGELLIHNLQESDESQSFRCRSMHRLTRQVVVSSPTRLRINSHRGIISPSVVEHTAHVQVSQDEGAVLLCVAQGCPSPEYSWFTHNGAGPLPVLSGPRVRLLGPILAIEAVTGEDSGVYKCTAGNVGGEASAELRLTVATPIQVEISPNVLSVHMGGTAEFRCLVTSNGSPVGMQNILWYKDGRQLPSSGRVEDTLVVPRVSRENRGMYQCVVRRPEGDTFQATAELQLGDAPPVLLYSFIEQTLQPGPAVSLKCSAAGNPTPQISWTLDGFPLPSNGRFMIGQYITVHGDVISHVNISHVMVEDGGEYACIAENRAGRVQHAARLNIYGLPYIRLIPKVTAVSGETLNLKCPVAGYPIEEIHWERGGRELPDDIRQRVQPDGSLTISPVQKNSDSGVYTCWARNKQGHSARRSGEVTVIVPPKLSPFQTNILQLNMGDRASLTCSVVKGDLPLTINWRKDGRPIDPTQHMSVKQVDQYNSILVIENLGSDHTGNYSCVVRNSAAEVENSQALLVNVPPRWIVEPVDANVERNRHIMLHCQAQGVPTPSIVWKKATGSKSGEYEEVRERPFTKLLGNGSLLLQHVKEDREGFYLCQANNGIGTGIGKVIQLKVNSSPYFSSTSRSVMVKKGDTALLQCAVSGDKPINIVWMRSGKNTLNPSTNYKISVKQEATPDGVSAELQIRTVDATDSGPYFCRASNLYGNDQQLVQLQVQEPPLPPSVLEAAMISSRSVNIKWQPKTLGTGDVTKYIVEFREADPLFVDQWQQIEVKDPPHFNAMIENLKPATRYAFRVIAEGSAGRSAPSQELIVRTEPQRPAGPPLSLSARPLSSTELLISWVAPLPELRHGDIQGYNVGYKLSSSGNTAYNFTSVSGDGDGGNGELLLSGLAKFARYTVVVQAFNQVGPGPLSEPTAAQTMEDVPSRPPEDVRCAALSSQSLQVSWQPPPIYHTNGLLQGYKLIFEPIIDDIQPSKDEVESRKTTALTMVLTGLRKYTNYSIQVLAHTRMGDGVVSKPLFCHSEEDVPEAPADIKVVSSSSQSLYISWLPPNEPNGVITKYSLYTRVVNGREELNNEKRSLPSQQAYYEAKGLHPHMEYQFWVTASTRVGEGKSSRVSSQITTNRIPARIISFGGPVVRPWRSTVTLPCTAVGKPKREWFKSDVALRQGGLHNSQLLDSGDLIISSLQLADGGNYSCQVDNGIGTDRLTHTLIVQVPPTAPVLYVTSATSSSILMHWKCGFTGNAPITGYTLFYRRANGNTDEMQLSRHASSHELKGLMCGSTYQIHLSAQNKVGTSPTSTILHVRTQGQSPGHPASTALLAPNSTSLLVRLHSWPDNGCPLLYFVLQYRAVTDDPDAEWVLVSNALKPQRRIVVNNLQPSTLYQLRMEAHNVAGISQAEFNFVTLTKDGDPPPPEIMHRGRSGQTTVIFANINLLIPTIAAVSGMFCTIIMIIVCYRHMLKNAPPLAEQSQIQKESLENRANSEAAQRERYYATIHKVSMQNNDKIPETSEDISPYATFQLSEAGGNMSQPHHGGPANTLLHSFMYHERALAEGCSSPPPAASKNRRRHSRKTEPESEESESDQDQLTSSRTESSNQHEGKIKHSIIYHGAQSSTSSDLSPMSEQKSLPRRGRSRYHHQQYQFSTNTTPRHHNSNKMNNNTTSNTNTTATNTTATPSTSSNSNKILSPRGGNLKSISSTFKSQDSIQCHIPTLVKSPSISTQQQKQFHKQQLQNSSTNNSQHSSSNPNSSSLKQQQPLLITPKLHQLEANGQELLGLDGIGNSPLVACMPPSSQFRPIPHKSIMPAHEPPHHHNHSQQSHPHQQQQHQHPGTLLNPSTAMLSSKFFTAPTLPK; this is encoded by the exons ATGGCAAATTCCACTTGCTGCCCACCGGCGAGCTGCTCATCCACAATCTGCAGGAGAGCGATGAGTCGCAGTCCTTCCGCTGCCGCAGCATGCACCGCCTCACCCGCCAGGTGGTCGTCAGTTCACCCACACGACTGCGTATTAATT CGCATCGCGGCATCATTTCGCCGAGCGTGGTGGAGCACACGGCTCATGTGCAGGTGTCGCAGGACGAGGGCGCGGTGCTCCTGTGCGTCGCCCAGGGCTGTCCTTCGCCCGAATACAG CTGGTTCACCCACAATGGAGCCGGACCCCTGCCCGTGCTGAGTGGTCCTCGTGTCCGACTGCTCGGCCCCATCCTGGCCATCGAGGCTGTGACTGGCGAGGATTCCGGCGTCTACAAGTGCACGGCCGGCAATGTGGGCGGCGAGGCTAGTGCCGAGCTCCGGCTCACGGTGGCCACGCCCATCCAAGTGGAAATCTCACCGAACGTTCTCAGCGTTCACATGGGCGGCACCGCAGAGTTCCGGTGCCTGGTCACCAGCAACGGCAGTCCCGTGGGCATGCAGAACATCCTGTGGTACAAGGACGGCCGCCAGCTGCCCTCCTCCGGCCGCGTAGAGGACACCCTGGTTGTGCCACGCGTGAGTCGCGAAAACCGCGGCATGTATCAGTGCGTGGTACGACGGCCCGAGGGTGATACGTTCCAGGCCACCGCCGAGCTGCAACTGGGAG ATGCGCCGCCCGTGCTCCTCTACAGCTTTATCGAGCAGACTCTGCAGCCAGGACCAGCTGTGAGCCTCAAGTGCTCCGCTGCCGGCAATCCTACGCCGCAAATTTCATGGACACTGGACGGATTTCCGCTGCCATCAAACGGAAG ATTTATGATCGGACAATACATCACCGTGCATGGCGATGTAATTAGTCATGTTAACATAAGCCACGTCATGGTCGAGGATGGTGGCGAGTACGCCTGCATCGCGGAGAATCGAGCAGGACGAGTGCAGCATGCGGCGCGCTTGAATATTTATG GTCTTCCATACATTCGACTGATTCCGAAGGTAACTGCCGTCTCCGGCGAGACATTGAATCTGAAGTGCCCGGTGGCCGGCTATCCCATCGAGGAGATCCACTGGGAGCGCGGAGGACGGGAGCTGCCGGATGACATACGGCAACGTGTCCAGCCGGACGGCTCGCTGACCATCAGTCCCGTGCAGAAGAACTCCGATTCCGGCGTGTATACGTGCTGGGCGAGGAACAAACAGGGTCACAGTGCCCGGCGGAGTGGCGAGGTGACGGTCATAG TGCCGCCGAAGCTCAGTCCCTTCCAAACGAACATCCTGCAGCTGAACATGGGCGATCGGGCCTCGCTCACCTGTTCGGTGGTGAAGGGCGATCTCCCGCTGACCATCAACTGGCGCAAGGACGGCCGCCCCATCGATCCCACCCAGCACATGTCCGTGAAGCAGGTGGACCAGTACAACAGCATCCTGGTCATCGAGAATCTGGGCAGCGACCACACCGGCAACTATTCCTGTGTGGTGCGCAATTCCGCCGCCGAGGTGGAGAACTCGCAGGCCCTGCTGGTCAATG TGCCGCCTCGCTGGATCGTCGAGCCCGTGGACGCGAATGTGGAGCGCAATCGCCACATTATGCTGCATTGCCAGGCGCAGGGTGTTCCCACACCCAGCATAGTGTGGAAGAAGGCCACAG GCAGTAAGTCGGGAGAGTACGAGGAAGTCCGCGAGCGTCCCTTCACCAAGCTCCTGGGCAATGGTTCCCTGCTGCTGCAACACGTTAAGGAGGATCGCGAGGGCTTCTATCTGTGCCAGGCCAACAATGGCATCGGCACCGGCATCGGAAAGGTCATCCAGCTGAAAGTGAACT CCTCGCCGTACTTCTCATCCACTTCCCGGTCCGTGATGGTGAAAAAGGGCGACACGGCACTGCTCCAATGTGCCGTCAGTGGGGACAAGCCGATTAACATTGTTTGGATGCGCTCGGGCAAGAACACGCTGAATCCGTCAACCAATTACAA GATCTCGGTGAAGCAGGAGGCCACACCAGACGGAGTGTCCGCCGAGCTCCAAATCCGCACCGTGGACGCCACCGACAGCGGTCCGTACTTCTGTCGGGCCAGCAATTTGTATGGCAATGATCAGCAGCTGGTGCAGCTGCAGGTCCAGGAgccaccactgccacccaGTGTCCTGGAGGCGGCCATGATCAGCAGTCGATCGGTGAACATCAAGTGGCAGCCAAAAACCTTGGGCACTGGCGATGTGACCAAGTACATAGTGGAGTTCCGCGAGGCAGATC CTTTGTTTGTGGACCAGTGGCAGCAGATCGAGGTCAAGGATCCGCCACATTTCAATGCAATGATCGAGAACCTTAAGCCGGCGACACGTTACGCATTCCGGGTGATTGCTGAGGGATCGGCTGGTCGCAGTGCACCCAGCCAGGAGCTGATTGTTCGCACGGAACCACAGCGACCCGCAGGACCTCCTCTAAGTCTGTCCGCCAGACCTTTGTCTTCCACCGAGCTGCTTATCAGTTGGGTGGCTCCTTTGCCGGAGCTGCGACATGGGGACATTCAGGGCTACAATGTGGGCTACAAGCTGTCCAGTTCGGGAAATACGGCATACAACttcacttccgtttccggagATGGCGATGGAGGCAATGGAGAGCTACTACTGAGCGGACTGGCTAAGTTCGCGCGATATACCGTGGTGGTGCAGGCCTTCAATCAGGTGGGGCCAGGACCTCTTTCGGAACCCACCGCTGCTCAAACAATGGAAGATG TTCCAAGTCGACCACCGGAGGACGTGCGCTGTGCCGCCTTATCCTCGCAATCGCTTCAGGTGTCCTGGCAACCACCGCCAATTTACCACACCAATGGACTGCTGCAGGGATACAAGCTGATATTCGAGCCCATCATCGATGACATTCAGCCCAGCAAGGACGAAGTGGAGTCAAGGAAGACGACAGCACTCACCATGGTGCTGACAGGACTTCGCAAATACACCAACTACAGCATTCAGGTTTTGGCCCACACGCGTATGGGCGATGGAGTGGTATCGAAGCCATTGTTCTGCCACAGCGAAGAGGATGTGCCCGAGGCTCCGGCGGATATCAAAGTTGTGTCGAGCTCATCGCAATCCCTGTATATCTCTTGGTTGCCACCGAATGAACCGAACGGAGTGATCACCAAATACAGTCTGTACACCCGCGTGGTTAACGGTCGCGAGGAGCTGAACAATGAGAAACGTAGTCTGCCATCGCAGCAGGCCTATTACGAAGCCAAAGGACTGCATCCGCATATGGAGTATCAGTTCTGGGTGACGGCCAGCACTCGAGTGGGCGAGGGCAAGAGTTCGCGAGTGTCCTCACAAATCACCACGAATCGCATACCGGCAAGGATCATATCCTTCGGTGGTCCAGTGGTCAGACCTTGGCGATCCACCGTTACTCTACCCTGCACGGCTGTCGGAAAACCCAAACGGGAGTGGTTCAAATCAGATGTGGCACTGCGGCAAGGTGGACTCCATAACTCCCAGCTGCTGGACAGTGGGGATCTGATCATCTCCAGCCTGCAACTGGCGGATGGTGGCAACTACAGCTGTCAGGTGGACAATGGCATTGGAACTGATCGATTAACGCACACCCTCATTGTCCAAGTGCCACCTACAGCTCCGGTTCTTTATGTAACGAGTGCCACCTCGAGCAGCATCCTGATGCACTGGAAGTGCGGCTTCACGGGCAATGCACCCATCACCGGCTATACCTTGTTCTACCGGCGAGCCAATGGCAACACGGACGAGATGCAATTGTCGCGACATGCTTCCAGTCATGAACTCAAGGGCCTGATGTGTGGCAGCACGTACCAGATCCACCTGAGTGCCCAGAACAAGGTGGGCACCTCACCCACCAGCACCATTCTGCACGTGCGCACTCAGGGTCAATCGCCTGGTCATCCTGCCTCCACTGCCCTCTTGGCACCCAACTCGACCTCTCTGTTGGTTCGACTGCACTCTTGGCCGGACAACGGATGTCCTTTGCTCTACTTTGTCCTGCAGTACCGAGCGGTGACCGACGATCCGGATGCGGAATGGGTGCTAG TATCTAATGCCTTAAAACCGCAGCGGCGCATAGTAGTCAACAATCTGCAACCATCGACGCTCTATCAGCTCCGCATGGAGGCGCACAATGTGGCTGGAATCTCGCAGGCGGAGTTCAACTTCGTGACCCTGACCAAGGATGGAGATCCACCGCCGCCGGAAATCATGCACCGTGGACGTAGTGGTCAAACCACGGTCATATTCGCCAATATTAACCTGCTCATCCCAACTATAGCGGCCGTTTCCGGAATGTTCTGCACAATCATCATGATCATCGTTTGCTACCGACACA TGCTTAAAAATGCACCACCGCTCGCAGAGCAAAGTCAAATTCAAAAGGAATCACTCGAGAATCGAGCCAACTCCGAGGCTGCCCAGCGGGAGAGGTATTATGCCACCATACACAAGGTGTCCATGCAGAACAACGATAAGATTCCAG AAACCTCCGAGGACATCTCGCCGTATGCCACCTTCCAGCTGTCGGAGGCTGGGGGCAACATGTCACAGCCGCACCACGGCGGTCCGGCCAACACGCTGCTCCACTCGTTCATGTACCACGAGCGGGCCCTGGCCGAGGGCTGCTCGTCGCCACCACCAGCCGCG TCCAAGAACCGGAGGCGCCACTCCAGGAAGACGGAGCCGGAGAGCGAAGAGTCGGAATCGGACCAGGACCAGCTCACCTCCAGTCGCACCGAGTCCTCCAACCAGCACGAGGGCAAGATCAAGCACA GCATCATCTACCATGGAGCACAATCAAGCACCTCCTCCGATCTGTCACCAATGTCCGAACAGAAATCATTGCCCCGCCGCGGTCGCTCCAGGTATCATCATCAGCAATATCAGTTTTCCACCAATACCACACCGCGCcaccacaacagcaacaaaatgaacaacaacaccaccagcaacacGAACACCACAGCCACCAATACGACAGCCACACCATCGACATCCAGCAATTCGAACAAAATTCTATCGCCGCGGGGCGGAAATCTGAAATCCATATCGAGCACGTTCAAATCGCAAGACTCCATACAGTGCCACATACCCACATTGGTCAAGTCGCCATCGATCAGTACACAGCAGCAGAAACAGTTCCACAAGCAGCAGTTGCAGAATAGTAGTACCAATAATTCCCAGCATAGTAGCTCCAATCCGAACAGCAGTAGTttgaagcaacagcagcccCTCCTGATCACGCCCAAGCTCCATCAGCTGGAGGCCAATGGCCAGGAGCTGTTGGGGCTGGACGGGATCGGCAATAGCCCGTTGGTAGCCTGCATGCCGCCCTCCTCACAGTTCCGCCCCATACCCCACAAGTCCATAATGCCCGCGCATGAGCCACCGCACCACCACAACCACAGCCAGCAATCGCAtccccaccagcagcagcagcatcagcatccgGGCACGCTGCTCAACCCCTCGACGGCCATGCTCTCCTCCAAGTTCTTCACAGCGCCCACGCTGCCCAAATAG